The Alnus glutinosa chromosome 1, dhAlnGlut1.1, whole genome shotgun sequence region CCGGTTCCGCCATTTTCTATGCTTTCTACGAAGCCCAGAAACCCATTTCACCGCTCTCCCAAACCCCTCTTCTTATTTGGCTCCAGGGCGGCCCTGGCTGCTCCTCCATGATCGGCAACTTCTACGAGCTCGGCCCCTGGCGCGTCAACTTTCACAAGGCCAAGTCCGACCCACTTGCTCTTGAACCCAATCCAGGCTCTTGGAACCGCATATTCGGCCTTCTTTTCCTCGATAATCCGATTGGAACCGGGTTTAGTATTTCCTCCACACCCGAAGAAATCCCCAGAGACCAATCTTCTGTCGCCAAGCATCTTTTCGCTGCGATCGCTTCGTTTATTGAATCGGACCAGTCGCTTAAGTCTCGTCCGATATATATTACTGGCGAGAGCTACGCGGGGAAGTATGTTCCAGCAATTGGTTACTATATTATCAGGAAGAATGCCGAGTTGCCGGCGTCTGAGCGGATGAACTTAGCGGGCGTTGCTATTGGAAACGGGTTGACCGACCCGGTGATCCAGGTGGGTACTCATGCTGTGAATGCTTACTTTTCCGGTCTGATCAATAAGAGGCAGAAGAGTGAGCTGGAGAAGGCGCAATGGGAGGCGGTTGGGCTGACAAAATCAAGGAATTGGACAGAGGCGACAGATGCTCGAACCAGAGTCTTGCGTTTGCTTCGAAACATGACAGGATTGGCAACATTGTATGATTTTAGTCGAAAAGTTCCTTACAATGATGAACTGGTGACGGAGTTCTTACAAAACGATGAGGCGAAGAGGGCGCTAGGGGTGAACGAATCGATGGTTTTTGAGCTGTGCAGCGACGTGGTTGGGGACGCACTGCAGGAGGATGTGATGAAGAGCGTGAAATACATGGTGGAGTTCTTGGTGAAACAGAGCAAGGTAATGTTGTATCAAGGGCATTTTGATTTGAGGGATGGAGTGGTGTCAACGGAGGCTTGGGTGAAGACGATGAAATGGGAGGGAATCGAGGAGTTCTTAATGGCGGAGAGGAAGGTTTGGAAGGTGAATGGAGAGCTTGCTGGGTATGTGCAGCAGTGGGGGAATCTGAGTAATGTTGTGGTTTTAGGGGCAGGGCATCTTGTGCCTGCTGATCGGGCGTTGAATTCTCAGGCGATGATAGAAGACTGGGTGTTGGAGAGGGGGTTGTTTGGCTTTGGGTATCATCAACATCAAGGGGAGGGAGAGAATTTGTCATCAAACTTGAGGCCTCTAATGTAATAGAAGTTTTCTTCAGCTTGGGGAGTATGAAGAATGAAGATGGGGGATGTAAGaacattgatatttttatatcatgGAATAAATtctctacattctcacataTTTATAATTGCTTACATTaccaatttttgaaatttgactgACCAAGAGGATTTTCGgaaaattttacttattccAAATTATTTCagccattttttttgtagtcataatttcaa contains the following coding sequences:
- the LOC133877214 gene encoding serine carboxypeptidase-like 50; the encoded protein is MESTGPYAVNLLLRLLILFLFSFHRIPASSSPTSTPPFPKEALPTRSGYLPVNPTTGSAIFYAFYEAQKPISPLSQTPLLIWLQGGPGCSSMIGNFYELGPWRVNFHKAKSDPLALEPNPGSWNRIFGLLFLDNPIGTGFSISSTPEEIPRDQSSVAKHLFAAIASFIESDQSLKSRPIYITGESYAGKYVPAIGYYIIRKNAELPASERMNLAGVAIGNGLTDPVIQVGTHAVNAYFSGLINKRQKSELEKAQWEAVGLTKSRNWTEATDARTRVLRLLRNMTGLATLYDFSRKVPYNDELVTEFLQNDEAKRALGVNESMVFELCSDVVGDALQEDVMKSVKYMVEFLVKQSKVMLYQGHFDLRDGVVSTEAWVKTMKWEGIEEFLMAERKVWKVNGELAGYVQQWGNLSNVVVLGAGHLVPADRALNSQAMIEDWVLERGLFGFGYHQHQGEGENLSSNLRPLM